One Phycisphaera mikurensis NBRC 102666 DNA window includes the following coding sequences:
- a CDS encoding deoxyhypusine synthase family protein yields MASPVRDFIEYHFLHYNARELTACANGFRAHLDAGGKMMVTLAGAMSTARIGRSLAPMIRAGHVHAITCTGANLEEDVFNLLASDRYEALPHWRSLSAEDEVALYERGMNRVTDTAIPEDVMREVEKRMHVLWAAAAADGRRLFPYEMFREVLGQEDLAGHFVLDPAESWMLAAKEAGIPIYTPGWEDSTMGNMFTAWCMREGHEAHPVLRSGTEALAALAAWYRDASGPGTGRPSVGFFQIGGGIAGDFPICAVPMLIQDLEEADTPFWGFFAQISDAVTSYGGYSGAVPNEKITWGKLAASTPKFMIQSDATIVAPLIFAHVLGD; encoded by the coding sequence ATGGCTTCCCCCGTGCGCGACTTCATCGAGTACCACTTCCTCCACTACAACGCGCGGGAGCTGACCGCCTGCGCCAACGGCTTCCGGGCTCACCTCGACGCCGGCGGCAAGATGATGGTCACCCTCGCGGGCGCGATGAGCACGGCCCGCATCGGCCGCTCGCTCGCGCCGATGATCCGCGCCGGTCATGTCCACGCCATCACCTGCACGGGCGCGAACCTCGAGGAAGACGTCTTCAACCTGCTCGCTTCCGACCGCTACGAGGCGCTTCCGCACTGGCGCTCGCTGTCGGCCGAGGACGAGGTCGCCCTCTACGAGCGCGGCATGAACCGCGTCACCGACACCGCGATTCCCGAGGACGTGATGCGCGAGGTCGAGAAGCGGATGCACGTGCTCTGGGCCGCGGCCGCCGCGGACGGCCGCCGGCTCTTCCCCTACGAGATGTTCCGCGAGGTGCTCGGGCAGGAGGATCTCGCCGGGCACTTCGTCCTCGATCCGGCCGAGTCTTGGATGCTCGCCGCGAAGGAGGCCGGCATCCCGATCTACACGCCCGGCTGGGAGGACTCCACGATGGGCAACATGTTCACCGCCTGGTGCATGCGCGAAGGCCACGAGGCCCACCCGGTGCTCCGCTCCGGAACCGAGGCGCTGGCCGCGCTGGCCGCCTGGTACCGCGACGCCAGCGGGCCCGGCACCGGCCGCCCCAGCGTCGGCTTCTTCCAGATCGGCGGCGGCATCGCCGGCGACTTCCCGATCTGCGCCGTGCCGATGCTCATCCAGGATCTGGAGGAGGCGGACACCCCGTTCTGGGGCTTCTTCGCCCAGATCAGCGACGCGGTCACCAGCTACGGCGGCTACTCGGGCGCCGTGCCGAACGAGAAGATCACCTGGGGCAAGCTCGCGGCGAGCACGCCGAAGTTCATGATCCAGAGCGACGCCACGATCGTGGCGCCGCTGATCTTCGCCCACGTGCTGGGCGACTGA
- a CDS encoding RES family NAD+ phosphorylase produces the protein MPPPDPQREHVSLAERAAIAQRIKLRLPDLSSWSGVLHRVASPAFARQDDRLAGVGAARFGGRWNPLGLQAVYASFEEATALAESQSIEEFYGLIPDDLRPKTLFRFRAAGLRVLDLTEGSLRNRLRIGEKRLLGCDWRLPPDRSDDGELLAEPLTQAVGRVAAEAGVHALRVPSTRIRGRHNPVVFPRNLPQPDMLQTLHPSDL, from the coding sequence ATGCCGCCGCCGGACCCACAGCGGGAGCACGTGAGCCTGGCGGAGCGGGCTGCCATCGCGCAGCGGATCAAGTTGCGACTTCCCGATCTCTCGAGCTGGAGCGGCGTGCTCCACCGGGTTGCGTCGCCCGCGTTTGCACGGCAGGACGACCGCCTCGCGGGCGTCGGCGCCGCCCGGTTCGGCGGACGGTGGAACCCCCTTGGTCTGCAAGCGGTCTACGCCTCTTTCGAGGAGGCGACCGCTCTGGCAGAGAGCCAGAGCATCGAAGAGTTCTACGGGCTCATCCCTGACGACCTGCGTCCCAAGACGCTCTTCCGCTTCAGGGCGGCGGGTCTTCGCGTGCTGGATCTGACCGAGGGCTCACTCCGCAACCGACTCCGGATCGGTGAGAAGCGTCTGCTCGGGTGCGACTGGCGGCTGCCGCCGGATCGGAGCGACGATGGAGAACTCCTGGCCGAGCCGTTGACGCAGGCGGTCGGACGCGTCGCCGCCGAAGCCGGCGTTCACGCGCTCCGGGTCCCATCCACCCGGATCAGAGGGCGGCACAACCCCGTCGTCTTCCCACGCAATCTCCCACAACCCGACATGCTCCAGACGCTGCACCCGAGCGACCTGTGA
- a CDS encoding helix-turn-helix domain-containing protein — protein MPSAPTRATTPTTRTAPPAGKSPRRSQAGGQISQPLQIRKLLGLTQENGARLLGVSVRTLSGWEGSSGKPVRTTGPNRRRLEEVNRLQRSLSRILKEDRIGPWLLRANPAFDGRTPLDVIEAGESDRLWRMIHEVGTGNPG, from the coding sequence ATGCCTTCCGCACCTACCCGCGCCACAACACCGACGACCCGCACCGCTCCACCGGCTGGGAAATCTCCTCGGCGCTCCCAAGCCGGCGGGCAGATCAGCCAACCTCTGCAGATCCGCAAGCTGCTGGGACTCACGCAGGAAAATGGAGCACGCCTGCTCGGCGTCAGCGTCCGCACGCTCAGTGGCTGGGAGGGCTCGTCGGGCAAACCCGTGCGCACCACGGGGCCCAACCGGCGACGCCTGGAGGAAGTGAACCGCCTCCAACGGTCGTTGAGCCGGATCTTGAAGGAGGATCGCATCGGCCCGTGGCTGCTTCGAGCCAACCCCGCCTTCGATGGCAGGACGCCCCTCGACGTCATTGAAGCCGGCGAGAGCGACCGGCTCTGGCGGATGATCCACGAGGTGGGAACGGGCAACCCAGGCTGA
- a CDS encoding paraquat-inducible protein A, with amino-acid sequence MLLVLAAVLLGAGLCGPAMTIVPGFGELEGWARLFVPEDFTRPKTFSVVSGILALWHHGDPAIAALLGAFSIVLPVVKLAVLGYGRGKVAAGGRTGWVFDLAHHAGKFSMLDVAVIAVLVVAVKGMPGGTEVVPGWGLWAFAGSVLLSMIAGMVLASVPTRSAF; translated from the coding sequence GTGTTGCTCGTCCTCGCGGCGGTGCTGCTCGGCGCCGGGCTGTGCGGCCCGGCGATGACGATCGTGCCGGGCTTCGGGGAGCTCGAGGGCTGGGCCCGGCTGTTCGTGCCGGAGGACTTCACGCGGCCGAAGACCTTCAGCGTCGTGAGCGGGATCCTGGCCCTCTGGCACCACGGCGACCCGGCGATCGCGGCGCTGCTGGGGGCGTTCTCGATCGTCCTCCCGGTCGTGAAGCTCGCGGTGCTGGGCTACGGCCGCGGGAAGGTCGCCGCCGGCGGGCGGACGGGCTGGGTCTTCGACCTCGCCCATCATGCGGGGAAGTTCTCGATGCTCGACGTCGCCGTCATCGCCGTGCTGGTCGTCGCGGTCAAGGGCATGCCCGGCGGCACCGAGGTGGTCCCCGGCTGGGGCCTGTGGGCCTTCGCCGGCAGCGTCCTCCTGTCGATGATCGCGGGCATGGTGCTGGCGAGCGTGCCGACGCGGAGCGCCTTCTGA
- a CDS encoding PEP-CTERM sorting domain-containing protein (PEP-CTERM proteins occur, often in large numbers, in the proteomes of bacteria that also encode an exosortase, a predicted intramembrane cysteine proteinase. The presence of a PEP-CTERM domain at a protein's C-terminus predicts cleavage within the sorting domain, followed by covalent anchoring to some some component of the (usually Gram-negative) cell surface. Many PEP-CTERM proteins exhibit an unusual sequence composition that includes large numbers of potential glycosylation sites. Expression of one such protein has been shown restore the ability of a bacterium to form floc, a type of biofilm.), translating to MSSRTRVVLLTLFSGAWAASPAGATPDSGYGVRVEAGGYESLDFGFTALPAVDGGEFTAFAEADREIFGLRGEATAFYEEGLGFLPRLTASAETVAAPGDRLASAATGIQGFRFDGQGPTELVIDYQLSGDVTQGSNAESFIGADVFVYLGYDVAFTSLLNLRTEEVPAEDRLAESVRTLTASGSISDQLRFLILPGEDFYVAAELVASAERGGVADARSTLTLSFEDTTDLIAALPLSIPEPASGAALLLAGAGLLRRRQAER from the coding sequence ATGAGCTCTCGAACCCGCGTCGTTCTGCTGACTCTGTTTTCCGGGGCTTGGGCCGCGAGCCCGGCCGGGGCCACGCCCGACTCGGGCTATGGCGTCCGCGTAGAGGCCGGCGGCTACGAGTCGCTGGACTTCGGCTTCACCGCCCTGCCCGCCGTCGATGGCGGAGAGTTCACGGCCTTCGCCGAGGCGGATCGGGAGATCTTCGGGCTCCGCGGCGAAGCGACGGCCTTCTACGAGGAGGGCTTGGGGTTCCTGCCGCGGCTGACCGCGTCGGCGGAGACCGTCGCGGCGCCCGGCGACCGGCTGGCGTCGGCGGCGACCGGCATCCAGGGGTTCCGCTTCGACGGGCAGGGGCCCACCGAGCTGGTCATCGACTACCAGCTCAGCGGCGACGTCACGCAGGGCAGCAACGCCGAGTCCTTCATCGGGGCCGACGTCTTCGTCTACCTCGGCTACGACGTGGCCTTCACCTCCCTGCTGAACCTGCGGACCGAGGAGGTCCCCGCCGAGGATCGGCTCGCGGAGTCCGTCCGGACGCTGACGGCTTCGGGGTCCATCAGCGACCAGCTCCGCTTCCTCATCCTGCCCGGCGAGGACTTCTACGTGGCGGCCGAGCTCGTCGCCTCCGCCGAGCGTGGCGGGGTCGCCGACGCCCGGAGCACCCTCACGCTCTCCTTCGAGGACACCACCGACTTGATCGCGGCCCTGCCGCTGAGCATCCCCGAGCCCGCCTCGGGCGCCGCGTTGCTGCTCGCCGGAGCCGGCCTGCTCCGCCGCCGCCAAGCGGAACGCTGA
- a CDS encoding transketolase C-terminal domain-containing protein, which translates to MPQTFPFDLSTYRHVALDPKRPTLTDDQRADLRHNIELCRDVIVFFTAYAGARGLSGHSGGPYDTVPEVVIVKALMKHAEDGGGTPIVPIVFDEAGHRVATQYLLSVLEGAMPAEKLLHYREYMEKLPGHPERGFTPGVKFSGGRLGHIWPFVNGVAMAHPDQAVFMLGSDGSQQEGDDAEAARLAVAQRLNVKLLIDDNDVTIAGHPSNYMEGFDVGKTLAGHGLPVETVQAEDLDALFAQVCAAATSDGPTAVICKRPMAPGVPGVEGTTHGHDVFSKDAAVAYLETRGDAAGCKAAIEMLGQAPKVDSKPRYAGSSEEVKANRALFGDVMVDIINGIPEPDRRTTVRVFDCDLEGSTGLATIHKAFPDLFVAGGIQERGNFSAAAGFGMEEGRQGVFSTFSAFLEMCISEITMARLNQSNVLCHFSHSGVDDMADNTCHFGINHFFADGGIPGAPADTDHSPDSHADTTRLYFPGDPAQFEACVKRVFDDVGLRFVFSNRSKLPWILAEDGSRFYAGRSFEPGTDDAIRDDFSDGVIVSFGATLHRALAAVEALRGDGKKVGLVNKACLNTTDDAMMSKLAAAPRVLVAEELNVKTGLGSRFGSMLLKAGFTGRYDHIGTHAEGSGGLWRQMGFQGLDPEGIEKSFRKLMG; encoded by the coding sequence ATGCCCCAGACCTTCCCCTTCGACCTCTCCACGTACCGCCACGTCGCCCTCGACCCGAAGCGGCCGACGCTGACCGACGACCAGCGGGCCGATCTCCGCCACAACATCGAGCTCTGCCGCGACGTCATCGTGTTCTTCACGGCCTACGCCGGCGCCCGCGGGCTCTCCGGCCACTCCGGCGGCCCGTACGACACCGTGCCCGAGGTCGTCATCGTCAAGGCGCTCATGAAGCACGCCGAGGACGGCGGCGGCACGCCGATCGTCCCGATCGTGTTCGACGAGGCCGGCCACCGCGTCGCCACGCAGTACCTGCTCTCGGTGCTCGAGGGCGCGATGCCCGCCGAGAAGCTGCTGCACTACCGCGAGTACATGGAGAAGCTGCCCGGCCACCCCGAGCGCGGCTTCACGCCCGGCGTCAAGTTCTCCGGCGGGCGCCTCGGCCACATCTGGCCCTTCGTGAACGGCGTGGCGATGGCCCACCCCGACCAGGCGGTCTTCATGCTCGGCAGCGACGGCAGCCAGCAGGAGGGCGACGACGCCGAGGCCGCGCGCCTCGCCGTCGCGCAGCGCCTCAACGTGAAGCTGCTGATCGACGACAACGACGTCACGATCGCCGGCCACCCCAGCAACTACATGGAGGGCTTCGACGTCGGCAAGACGCTCGCCGGCCACGGCCTCCCCGTCGAGACCGTGCAGGCCGAGGACCTCGACGCGCTGTTCGCGCAGGTCTGCGCCGCCGCCACCTCCGACGGCCCGACCGCCGTCATCTGCAAGCGGCCGATGGCCCCCGGCGTCCCCGGTGTCGAGGGCACCACCCATGGGCACGACGTCTTCAGCAAGGACGCCGCGGTCGCCTACCTCGAGACCCGCGGCGACGCCGCCGGCTGCAAGGCGGCCATCGAGATGCTCGGGCAGGCCCCCAAGGTCGACAGCAAGCCCCGGTACGCCGGCTCCAGCGAGGAGGTGAAAGCCAACCGCGCCCTGTTCGGCGACGTGATGGTCGACATCATCAACGGCATCCCCGAGCCCGACCGCCGCACCACCGTCCGCGTCTTCGACTGCGACTTGGAGGGCTCCACCGGGCTGGCGACGATCCACAAGGCCTTCCCCGACCTGTTCGTCGCCGGCGGCATCCAGGAGCGGGGCAACTTCTCCGCCGCGGCCGGCTTCGGCATGGAGGAGGGACGGCAGGGGGTCTTCTCCACCTTCTCGGCCTTCCTGGAGATGTGCATCTCCGAGATCACGATGGCGCGGCTGAACCAGAGCAACGTGCTCTGCCACTTCAGCCACTCCGGCGTGGACGACATGGCCGACAACACGTGCCACTTCGGCATCAACCACTTCTTCGCCGACGGCGGCATCCCGGGGGCGCCCGCCGACACGGACCACTCCCCCGACAGCCACGCGGACACGACGCGTCTCTACTTCCCCGGGGACCCCGCCCAGTTCGAAGCCTGCGTGAAGCGGGTCTTCGACGACGTCGGCCTCCGCTTCGTGTTCTCCAACCGCAGCAAGCTGCCGTGGATCCTCGCCGAGGACGGCTCGCGGTTCTACGCGGGCCGGTCCTTCGAGCCGGGCACCGACGACGCCATCCGCGACGATTTCTCCGACGGCGTGATCGTCAGCTTCGGCGCCACCCTGCACCGCGCCCTCGCCGCGGTCGAGGCGCTCCGCGGAGATGGCAAGAAGGTCGGCCTCGTGAACAAGGCCTGCCTCAACACCACCGACGACGCGATGATGAGCAAGCTCGCCGCCGCCCCGCGTGTGCTCGTCGCCGAGGAGCTCAACGTCAAGACCGGCCTGGGCTCCCGCTTCGGCTCGATGCTTCTGAAGGCCGGCTTCACCGGCCGCTACGACCACATCGGCACCCACGCCGAGGGCTCGGGCGGCCTCTGGCGCCAGATGGGCTTCCAGGGCCTCGACCCCGAGGGCATCGAGAAGAGCTTCCGGAAGCTGATGGGCTGA
- a CDS encoding sensor histidine kinase, which produces MTPNAPPPPIATGTPGTNHRPGTLRRRLIGSALGGLLVAMLALGLTAYLLLTAAVLDREAAASASAAALIERSVSEAPPQERAAVLRRLAAAAGIERLALRRGDHALFESGVTEEPPAGLGRLLSAATLAEPLHLIRLPVLPPAGGPRAAGGVVPELEVGVRSTQHAATLKRLGLRLVAAMACVFAAVGLVVVVLMIRLTAPLPTLRSAVLRARQAGRTGSVEPVPAPRGRQRHGEIEALCRVVDAMGADIADARQRIVNANEELSQQVKARTAELSQANRQLELEAEDKNHFLRAVSHDLNAPLRNIDGLSRLLMSKHAAELSEGAASRLERICINVKQQHELISDLLELSKLRTKAHRPTILRLGELVDEVAKGLGFDLETARIGFEMRGEWPVIHAERNRMRQVFQNLIDNAIKYMMDSTERRITVGVVREHDFEADVFKGVDSYRFTVADTGRGIAAEDLHTVYRVFARAIHSGTHAVPGRGVGLASVEAIVRGYGGRVGVESTLGSGSRFWFTLPVAAVASNPAAGAEATSAEPEPPKTPGSAAPRVAA; this is translated from the coding sequence ATGACGCCCAACGCCCCGCCGCCGCCGATCGCCACCGGCACCCCCGGCACGAACCACCGGCCGGGCACGCTGCGCCGGCGGCTCATCGGGTCGGCGCTCGGCGGCCTGCTGGTGGCCATGCTGGCGCTGGGCCTGACGGCCTACCTCCTGCTGACCGCGGCGGTGCTCGACCGGGAAGCGGCCGCCTCCGCCTCCGCGGCGGCGTTGATCGAGCGGTCGGTCTCGGAGGCTCCACCGCAGGAGCGGGCGGCGGTGCTGCGGCGGCTCGCGGCCGCCGCGGGGATCGAGCGGCTCGCCCTCCGCCGCGGCGACCACGCGCTGTTCGAGTCGGGTGTGACCGAGGAGCCGCCCGCTGGGCTCGGGCGCCTCCTCTCGGCGGCCACCCTGGCCGAGCCGTTGCACCTGATCCGGCTCCCCGTCCTGCCGCCCGCCGGCGGTCCGCGGGCCGCCGGCGGCGTCGTGCCCGAGCTGGAGGTCGGCGTGCGTTCCACGCAGCACGCGGCCACGCTGAAGCGCCTGGGCCTGCGGCTGGTCGCGGCGATGGCCTGCGTCTTCGCGGCCGTCGGCCTCGTCGTCGTGGTGCTGATGATCCGCCTCACCGCCCCGCTGCCGACGCTCCGCTCCGCGGTTCTGCGGGCCCGGCAGGCGGGGCGGACCGGCTCGGTGGAGCCCGTCCCGGCACCCCGCGGCCGGCAGCGCCACGGCGAGATCGAGGCGCTCTGCCGCGTCGTCGACGCGATGGGGGCGGACATCGCCGACGCCCGCCAGCGCATCGTGAACGCCAACGAGGAGCTCAGCCAGCAAGTGAAAGCCCGCACCGCGGAGCTGAGCCAGGCGAACCGCCAGCTCGAGCTCGAAGCGGAAGACAAGAACCACTTCCTCCGCGCGGTCAGCCACGACCTCAACGCCCCGCTCCGCAACATCGACGGCCTCTCGCGGCTGCTCATGAGCAAGCACGCCGCGGAGCTCTCCGAAGGGGCCGCGTCCCGCCTCGAGCGGATCTGCATCAACGTCAAGCAGCAGCACGAGCTCATCAGCGACCTCCTCGAGCTCTCCAAGCTGCGGACCAAGGCCCACCGCCCGACGATCCTCCGGCTCGGCGAGCTGGTCGACGAGGTCGCCAAGGGCCTCGGCTTCGACCTGGAGACGGCGCGGATCGGCTTCGAGATGCGGGGCGAGTGGCCGGTGATCCACGCGGAGCGGAACCGCATGCGGCAGGTGTTCCAGAACCTGATCGACAACGCGATCAAGTACATGATGGACAGCACCGAGCGGCGGATCACGGTGGGGGTCGTCCGCGAGCACGACTTCGAGGCGGACGTCTTCAAAGGGGTCGACAGCTACCGCTTCACCGTCGCCGACACGGGGCGGGGCATCGCGGCGGAGGACCTCCACACCGTCTACCGGGTCTTTGCGCGGGCGATCCATTCCGGAACGCACGCGGTGCCGGGCCGCGGCGTCGGCCTCGCGAGCGTCGAGGCGATCGTGCGGGGCTACGGCGGCCGCGTCGGCGTGGAGAGCACCCTGGGGTCCGGCTCGCGCTTCTGGTTCACGCTCCCGGTGGCCGCCGTCGCGTCGAATCCGGCCGCGGGCGCCGAGGCCACGTCCGCGGAGCCGGAGCCGCCCAAGACGCCCGGCTCGGCCGCTCCGCGGGTCGCGGCTTGA
- a CDS encoding GGDEF domain-containing response regulator: MESTPPANAVASPSPRLLLIEDDPDTADLILETVQDYFGRGCCDHAPDAAAARAADIDGFDLVLSDMNLPDGTGLEVMDSLLERRPDLPIVFVTGENILGNAVAAVKKGAYDYVVKAGDYLFTIPVVVEKNLELWRIKQDNQRMARELAEMLGAVQQKNRQLEEAVARAETLAATDPLTGLANRRSLNKSLSQRFAETKRSGGDLAVLMMDLDGFKGLNDHAGHPAGDRMLVAAARAIEANCRHSDVAGRFGGDEFVVVLPSTGLDLARGVAERIREDFEASARGACREVGYPDSVSMSAGLATLRGSDSRSVEQLVAHADAALYAAKAAGKRRLEIYTREAA; the protein is encoded by the coding sequence GTGGAGTCCACCCCGCCCGCCAACGCCGTCGCAAGTCCCTCCCCCCGGCTCCTCCTCATTGAGGACGATCCCGACACCGCGGACCTGATCCTCGAAACCGTTCAGGATTACTTCGGACGCGGCTGCTGCGACCACGCCCCCGACGCCGCCGCGGCACGCGCGGCGGACATCGACGGCTTCGACCTGGTGCTCTCGGACATGAACCTGCCGGACGGCACCGGCCTGGAGGTGATGGACTCGCTGCTCGAGCGGAGGCCCGACCTCCCGATCGTTTTCGTGACGGGCGAGAACATCCTCGGCAACGCCGTGGCCGCCGTGAAGAAGGGTGCGTACGACTACGTGGTGAAGGCGGGCGACTACCTCTTCACCATCCCGGTGGTGGTGGAGAAGAACCTCGAGCTCTGGCGGATCAAGCAGGACAACCAGCGCATGGCCCGGGAGCTCGCCGAGATGCTCGGGGCGGTGCAGCAGAAGAACCGGCAGCTGGAGGAGGCGGTGGCCCGGGCGGAGACGCTGGCCGCGACCGACCCGCTCACCGGCCTCGCCAACCGGCGCTCCCTCAACAAGAGCCTTAGCCAACGCTTCGCCGAGACGAAGCGCAGCGGCGGCGACCTGGCGGTGCTGATGATGGACCTCGACGGCTTCAAGGGCCTCAACGACCATGCCGGCCACCCCGCCGGAGACCGGATGCTCGTCGCCGCGGCGCGGGCGATCGAAGCGAACTGCCGGCACTCCGACGTCGCGGGCCGCTTCGGGGGCGATGAGTTCGTCGTCGTGCTGCCGTCGACGGGCCTGGACCTCGCGCGCGGCGTTGCCGAGCGGATCCGCGAGGATTTCGAGGCGTCGGCCCGCGGTGCCTGCCGCGAGGTGGGCTACCCCGACTCGGTCAGCATGTCCGCGGGGCTCGCGACGCTGCGGGGCAGCGACAGCCGGAGCGTCGAGCAGCTGGTGGCCCACGCCGACGCGGCGTTGTACGCCGCGAAAGCGGCCGGGAAACGCCGCCTGGAGATCTACACGCGCGAAGCCGCGTGA
- a CDS encoding ParB/RepB/Spo0J family partition protein produces MALPLGEVHPNPLQPRRRFTEEALKGLAESLRVDGFVQPITVRPRPAGGYEIVAGERRWRAAGIAELETVDAVVRPLNDGDAARWALIENVQREDLNPMERARALHDLCETQSLSHAEVAAAVGLSRPAVSNLIRLLGLTPAVQKLVIEDHLKMGHARVLTGIEEPSLQEALAERCVSEGWSVRRLEQEAQRGGPPARRRSDEHAPPAVKAAWLRDLESQLTAGLETPVRVAPGRKRGTGVVTLEYRSLEDFDRLLARLGIQTG; encoded by the coding sequence GTGGCGCTGCCGCTGGGGGAGGTGCATCCGAATCCGCTGCAGCCCCGCCGGCGGTTCACGGAGGAAGCCTTGAAGGGGCTGGCGGAGAGCCTCCGCGTGGACGGCTTCGTCCAGCCGATCACCGTGCGTCCCCGCCCCGCCGGGGGGTACGAGATCGTGGCGGGCGAGCGACGCTGGCGGGCGGCGGGCATCGCGGAGCTGGAGACCGTCGACGCGGTGGTGCGGCCGCTGAACGACGGCGACGCCGCCCGGTGGGCACTCATCGAGAACGTCCAGCGGGAAGACCTCAACCCGATGGAGAGGGCGCGGGCGCTCCACGACCTCTGCGAAACGCAGAGCCTCAGCCACGCCGAGGTCGCCGCCGCGGTGGGCCTCTCCCGCCCCGCCGTCTCCAACCTCATCCGGCTGCTCGGGCTGACGCCCGCGGTGCAGAAACTCGTCATCGAGGATCATCTGAAAATGGGGCACGCACGCGTGCTCACGGGGATCGAGGAGCCGTCGCTGCAAGAGGCCTTGGCGGAGCGTTGCGTGTCGGAGGGCTGGTCCGTGCGGAGGCTGGAGCAGGAGGCGCAGCGGGGCGGCCCGCCGGCCCGACGTCGCTCCGACGAGCACGCACCGCCGGCGGTGAAGGCCGCATGGCTCCGCGACCTGGAGTCTCAACTCACCGCGGGCTTGGAGACGCCCGTCCGCGTCGCGCCCGGGCGGAAGAGAGGCACGGGCGTCGTCACCCTGGAGTACCGCTCGCTCGAGGACTTCGACCGCCTGCTCGCCCGGCTCGGCATTCAGACGGGCTGA